The proteins below come from a single Onychomys torridus chromosome 18, mOncTor1.1, whole genome shotgun sequence genomic window:
- the LOC118569873 gene encoding uncharacterized protein LOC118569873, which produces MYNLSLEHKDPQDLRGHQGRMALREGMVSRVTLVKMGDRVTLGLRAFQGLQERWAPRVRREILVLDLEDLQDLQGHQDPPSDRTSSPSLTWKDLVSVEIWRASEAHEVSLAPQDPLVSQDCLVSQGALGSTAPMLQDLQAFLVCLGRKAPPDFLVPRDLQVLPAKRAHQEWLARKAVLAMWESQDPRGAKATLGLSVYLERLAWLDPLGQLGPQDPQDLLGHQDQDLLLDS; this is translated from the exons ATGTACAACCTGTCCCTGGAGCACAAGGACCCCCAGGACCTCAGGGGCCACCAGGGAAGGATGGCGCTCCGGGAAGGGATGGTGAGCCG GGTGACCCTGGTGAAGATGGGAGACCG GGTGACACTGGGCCTCAGGGCTTTCCAGGGACTCCAGGAGAGGTGGGCCCCAAGGGTGAGAAG GGAGATCCTGGTGTTGGACCTCGAGGACCTCCAGGACCTCCAGGGCCACCAGGACCCTCCTTCAGACAGGACAAGCTC ACCTTCATTGACATGGAAGGATCTGGTTTCAGTGGAGATTTGGAGAGCCTCAGA GGCCCACGAGGTTTCCCTGGCCCCCCAGGACCCCCTGGTGTCCCAGGACTGCCTGGTGAGCCAGGGCGCTTTGGGGTCAACAGCTCCTATGCTCCAGGACCTGCAGGCCTTCCTGGTGTGCCTGGGAAGGAAGGCCCCCCCGGATTTCCTGGTCCCCCG GGACCTCCAGGTCCTCCCGGCAAAGAGGGCGCACCAGGAGTGGCTGGCCAGAAAGGCAGTGTT GGCGATGTGGGAATCCCAGGACCCAAG GGGAGCAAAGGCGACCTTGGGCCTGTCGGTGTACCTGGAAAGACTGGCATGGCTGGACCCCCTGGGCCAACTGGGCCCCCAGGACCCCCAGGACCTCCTGGGCCACCAGGACCAGGATTTGCTGCTGGATTCGTGA